In Erigeron canadensis isolate Cc75 chromosome 1, C_canadensis_v1, whole genome shotgun sequence, a single window of DNA contains:
- the LOC122606030 gene encoding lipoxygenase 2, chloroplastic-like codes for MLKPQINNYSHSHQNLLPLHKPFVGGDATGHSSSTAYSPTILRQPTSTKKSNSRSSTSAAGGSIIKAISIPAFLSKATTVKGVITIQPTISSALEGVGVGGAVDVVSDLLGRSIMLELVSNDLDSKGNLKTVKAYARYVALDFNINVYTYKCDFDVPEDFGEIGAVLVENEYSKKMFFKTIVLNNDVTFTCDSWVHSKFDNPEKRIFFTNKSYLPSETPKALLQLRAKDLESLRGNGQGERKSFERIYDYDVYNDLGAPDLSVSLARPVLGGEQHPYPRRCRTGRKMSSKDPLTETRTLLPFYVPRDEDFSEIKEVEFGARALYSVLHGVVPILDSITTDKDKGFPLFTNIDLLYNEGVNVPAPDKNLLTVLPRLVKGASDTANTVIKFETPETMDRDTFSWFRDEEFCRQMLAGLNPYSIQLVTEWPLMSKLDPEVYGPAESAITKEIVEEEIRGFMTLEEALAQKKLFMLDYHDLLLPYVNKTNELKGRTLYGSRTLMFLTPAGTLRPLAIELTRPPSDGKPQWKHVYTPSWDATGAWLWKLAKAHVLAHDSGYHQLVSHWLRTHCVTEPYIIATNRHLSQMHPIQRLLIPHFRYTMQINALARLALINAGGIIESTFSPGKYCMQLCSDAYDQLWRFDHEALPADLISRGMAVEDPSAPHGIKLAIEDYPFANDGLLVFDAIKQWATSYVNHYYPQANKVESDEELQAWWDEIRTVGHGDKKDEPWWPQLKTQDDLIEIVSTIMWVTSGHHSAVNFGQYDFAGYFPNRPTISRTKMPDDEPTEEEWQSFIKRPENALLECFPSQIQATQVMSVLDVLSSHSPDEEYIGKNIEAAWEAEPAIKAAFEKFRSRLNELEGIIDSRNADLNLKNRSGAGLVPYQLLKPYSGKGVTGMGVPNSISI; via the exons atgtTGAAGCCTCAAATCAACAACTACTCTCACTCTCACCAAAACCTACTTCCACTCCATAAACCTTTCGTTGGCGGTGATGCCACCGGCCATTCCTCCTCCACCGCCTACTCCCCCACCATTCTCCGCCAGCCGACATCCACCAAGAAATCCAATTCCCGATCATCCACTTCAGCTGCTGGTGGCAGCATTATTAAAGCCATATCAATTCCAGCATTCCTTAGCAAGGCCACCACTGTGAAGGGTGTCATCACCATCCAACCAACCATTAGTTCCGCCCTCGAAGGTGTAGGCGTTGGTGGCGCCGTTGATGTCGTCTCCGACCTTCTTGGACGGTCCATCATGCTGGAGCTTGTTTCAAATGACCTTGATT caAAAGGAAATCTAAAGACGGTGAAGGCATATGCAAGATACGTTGCATTGGATTTCAACATTAATGTATACACATACAAATGCGACTTCGACGTCCCTGAAGATTTTGGGGAGATAGGGGCTGTGTTGGTTGAGAATGAGTACAGTAAGAAGATGTTCTTCAAGACTATTGTGCTTAACAATGATGTCACCTTCACTTGTGACTCTTGGGTTCATTCCAAGTTTGATAACCCGGAGAAAAGAATCTTCTTTACCAACAAG tcTTACCTTCCGTCGGAAACACCAAAGGCACTCTTGCAATTGAGAGCGAAAGATCTAGAATCTCTTCGAGGTAACGGCCAAGGAGAGCGTAAATCTTTTGAGAGGATTTACGATTATGACGTGTACAATGATCTTGGAGCTCCTGATCTGAGCGTCAGTTTGGCACGGCCGGTGCTCGGTGGTGAGCAACATCCTTATCCTAGACGCTGTCGCACTGGTCGCAAAATGTCCTCTAAAG ATCCATTGACGGAAACAAGAACTCTGCTCCCGTTTTATGTACCAAGGGATGAAGATTTTTCTGAGATAAAAGAGGTAGAATTTGGAGCGAGGGCTTTGTACTCGGTGCTACATGGAGTTGTACCAATTCTAGACTCGATTACCACTGACAAGGACAAGGGATTTCCGTTATTCACCAACATAGACTTGCTTTACAACGAAGGTGTTAACGTTCCCGCCCCTGACAAAAATCTTCTTACTGTTTTACCTAGACTTGTGAAAGGAGCTTCTGATACGGCAAATACTGTTATCAAGTTTGAGACCCCTGAAACCATGGATA GGGACACGTTCTCATGGTTTCGTGATGAGGAATTTTGTCGACAAATGCTTGCTGGTCTCAATCCATATAGCATACAGCTAGTGACG GAATGGCCATTGATGAGTAAGTTGGATCCTGAAGTTTACGGACCAGCTGAATCTGCAATCACCAAGGAAATTGTTGAGGAAGAGATTAGAGGATTCATGACTCTGGAGGAG GCTTTGGCACAAAAGAAGTTGTTCATGCTGGATTACCATGATTTGTTGTTGCCGTATGTAAATAAAACCAACGAGCTAAAAGGGAGAACTCTTTACGGTTCAAGGACATTAATGTTCCTTACTCCTGCCGGCACATTGAGGCCGCTAGCCATAGAGTTGACTCGCCCACCAAGTGATGGTAAACCACAATGGAAACATGTGTACACGCCAAGTTGGGATGCTACTGGTGCTTGGCTCTGGAAGCTAGCCAAGGCTCATGTCCTTGCTCATGATTCCGGCTATCACCAGCTTGTCAGCCACTG GCTAAGAACTCATTGTGTTACAGAGCCTTACATAATTGCAACCAATCGACATCTTAGCCAGATGCATCCTATTCAACGACTGCTCATCCCTCATTTCCGGTACACAATGCAAATCAATGCTTTAGCTCGACTAGCTCTCATTAACGCCGGTGGTATTATAGAGTCAACATTCTCTCCTGGAAAGTATTGTATGCAACTCTGCTCTGATGCATATGATCAATTGTGGCGTTTTGATCACGAGGCACTTCCAGCTGATTTAATCAGCAG GGGCATGGCTGTTGAAGATCCGTCTGCACCACATGGCATAAAACTAGCAATCGAAGACTATCCCTTTGCAAACGATGGTCTTCTTGTTTTTGATGCCATCAAACAATGGGCAACTTCTTACGTCAACCACTACTACCCACAAGCGAATAAAGTGGAGTCTGATGAAGAGCTTCAAGCATGGTGGGATGAAATTCGCACGGTTGGACATGGAGACAAGAAAGACGAACCGTGGTGGCCACAACTCAAAACACAAGATGATTTAATTGAAATTGTGTCCACCATCATGTGGGTGACATCTGGGCATCATTCTGCAGTTAACTTTGGTCAATACGATTTTGCTGGGTATTTCCCAAACAGGCCAACCATTTCCAGAACCAAAATGCCCGACGATGAACCAACAGAGGAAGAGTGGCAGTCATTCATAAAACGACCTGAGAACGCATTGTTAGAATGTTTCCCTTCCCAAATCCAAGCTACCCAAGTTATGTCTGTTTTAGATGTGCTGTCAAGTCACTCACCTGATGAGGAGTACATTGGTAAAAATATTGAGGCCGCGTGGGAGGCAGAGCCTGCAATAAAAGCAGCATTTGAGAAGTTCCGAAGTAGATTGAATGAGCTAGAAGGCATTATAGACTCGAGGAACGCCGATCTTAATTTGAAGAACCGAAGTGGTGCAGGGTTGGTTCCATACCAGCTTCTCAAGCCTTATTCCGGAAAGGGGGTTACCGGAATGGGTGTTCCAAACAGCATATCCATCTAG